The sequence below is a genomic window from Methylophilus sp. DW102.
ACCCATGTCTGCATACAAGGCCTCGGCCCCGGTCACGGCCAGCAAGATGGCGCCAATGGCGATAAACACACCAGCCCCGCGTGATTGCAGAAACTGCCAGGCATACTGCGGATGAATGGCCTGCAATACTTCTGGCGCCTGGCTAATTTGCCAGACACCGATACAGGCCAGCGCCAGAAACCAGCTAATGACCACCGGGCCAAAAAAACGCCCGACGGCATGCGTGCCATGGCGCTGAACCCAGAACAAGCCGATCAGGATGCCGATTGAGATCGGCAGCACCTGCGCAGCCAGGGTGGGCGACGCCACTTGCAGGCCTTCTACGGCAGACAGCACCGAAATGGCCGGCGTCAGGACACTGTCGCCATAAAACAGCGCCGCCCCGAGGACGCCGAGTAATAACAGCACAGTGCTACGCTTGTCTTGTGGACGCAAGCTGGAGACCGCCAGCGACAGCAAGGCCATGACGCCGCCCTCGCCTTTGTTATGAGCCCGCAGCACGAGCAGGACGTATTTAAACGTCACCACAAACATGAGTAACCAGAAAATAGACGAAATCGCGCCAAGGATATTGGGCTGGTTGAGCGGCACACCGGTGCTCTCGCTAAAAATGACCTGTACGGTATAGAGCGGACTGGTTCCGATATCGCCATAGACGACACCGATCGCCCCTAAGGCCAAGGCGGCCAGACTGCTTTTTTTGGTGGAAAACGTTTCCATCACATCCCCTTATGGTTGATTGATGGCGCAAGTGTGCAATCAGGCGTATATCAATCGCATATACATGATGCAATGTTTACAACGCCTATGGTCATGGCGACAATGATTAAGCCAGCCGGTAGCCGATCCCCAGCTCAGTTAAGACGACTTTAGGCTCAGCGGGCTGATCTTCGAGCTTGGCGCGTAAACGGCCGATGTGAATACGCAGGTATTGCGTATCGTTGAGATATTCTGGCCCCCACACCGCTTGCAGCAATTGAGCATGGGTAAAAATGCTGCCAGGTTTACTGGCCAGTTGCATGAGCAAGGCGTGCTCGATGGGCGTCAGGTGCAAGGGCGCACCAGCCTTGGTCACAATTCCGGTGGCACGGTTAACGCTGACCCCGGCGTGCTGATACACATGGTCGCGCATTTGCATCATGGCAGAACGCCTCAGGGCCGCCTGTAATCTGGCCAGCAATTCCTGCAAGCCAAACGGCTTCATCAGATAGTCATCTGCGCCCAGATTAAGACATTGCACTTTGTCTGCCTCATCCTGCCGTGCGGACAGCACCAGTATCGGCACGTCGGAATAACTGCGCAAATGCGGAATCAGTTGTTCGCCCTGCCCGTCTGGCAAGCCAAGGTCGAGTATCACCATGGCAAAGCCGCTGGCCTGTCTGGCCTGAGCCAGGTCACGTGCATGCTGCACGTGATAGCCATGCGCAGACAGCGCGGGCAGCAGAAACTGGTAAACACCAGGATCATCTTCGACCAGCAACAGATGTGGGTGCGTAGAGTGATCGACTGGTTGGCTCATCCGGCATCCCCTGCACTCAAGCTGGTGGCGGGCACAAATGGAAACAACATACGCACACAGGTGCGCCTGGCAACTGCCGTTTTATCTAACGGCGCTGCATTTAATGGGGACTCATCTGACTGCTGCGTCAGTTGCAATTGCCCCTGATGCAGCTGCATGATGGTATTGACGATACTCAGGCCCAGGCCAAAGCCACGGCTACCACTGCCCGCAGGACGGCGCGAGTGAAACGAGGCAATCTCGAAATCTGGTGCAAAGCCGGGGCCTTCGTTGATCACAGAAAGTACCAGCCAATCCCCTTCCCTTGCCAGCTGCAATGCCACGGGCGTCTCAGTGCTGCGCCATTGCAAGGCGTTATCCACCAGATTAGAGAGCGCATGCGCCACCAGCACCGCATCCATATGCACCAGCCATTCTTCGCCCTCTGCAACAGCGGCAAAGGCCAGTGATACCGGGGGCGTGCGCTGCAAGTAGCGGTGCATCACATGTTGGATCACCTCTTGCAACGATTGCCATTCGCGATGCAAGGCGCGCTCGCCCGCTTCCAGCTTGACCAGAGTCAGGATATTTTCAGTGGCCTGGCTTAAATAACCGGCTTCTGCCTGGATGCTTTGCAATAACTGTGAGGACTGTGCCGGCGCCAGCGTAATCTGCTGGTCGGCCAGCACATTGGCCGCGCCTAAAATCGCCGTCAGTGGCGTACGCATATCATGCGACAAGGCGGTCAGTAGCGATTTTTTGAACTGGGCCTCAGTGGTCTCGCGGGCGGCGTCTGCCAGGGCAATCTGCTGCCTGAGCTTGAGCGTGGCGTCAGCACATTGCTGTACCAGCCGTTGTAAAAAATGCAGGTCAGGCGCGTGACCGACAGGCACAGCCACCACCAGCACTTCGTGCTGCGGGAAACCAAACGGTAATAAACATTGACCCAGCGCTGGCCAATCCTGAGTGCCTGCGCCGATGGCACGCTGGTAATCGAGTGCCCATTGCACACTGGAAGGCTGAACAAGCAGCGTGGACTCACCAGCCAGGCGCTGCAATTGCATGTCGGGCGCCAATTGCACAACACAAACCTGCCAGCCAAATCCCTGTTGCACATGCTGGCAAGCGGCCTGCAACAACGCTGCAACGTTCAAGTGGCTGGATAACACCTCGGCCAGTGATTGAAAAAAACGGGATTGTTGTGCGGCCAATTGTGCCTGTTGCCTTTGCCGCTTGAGCTGTTGCATGGCTCGGCTCACCGTCAATGCCAGCACGGCAAACACCATGAGCATCACCCACGATTGCAGGCTAGCCACGCGCAAGGTGTACAGCGGTTCAATAAAACAGTAATTGATCAGCAGGACAGCGGCAATCGCCGTCAGCATGGCGGTGGCAAAGTGCAGGAAATAAGCCGCCCACAACACCCATAGCATATATAGCAAGGTGACCA
It includes:
- a CDS encoding response regulator transcription factor, coding for MSQPVDHSTHPHLLLVEDDPGVYQFLLPALSAHGYHVQHARDLAQARQASGFAMVILDLGLPDGQGEQLIPHLRSYSDVPILVLSARQDEADKVQCLNLGADDYLMKPFGLQELLARLQAALRRSAMMQMRDHVYQHAGVSVNRATGIVTKAGAPLHLTPIEHALLMQLASKPGSIFTHAQLLQAVWGPEYLNDTQYLRIHIGRLRAKLEDQPAEPKVVLTELGIGYRLA
- a CDS encoding DUF4118 domain-containing protein; amino-acid sequence: MADGFVTSTTSHRPDWQYQLVLWSGMALTTWVGVWHFASLGVTLVTLLYMLWVLWAAYFLHFATAMLTAIAAVLLINYCFIEPLYTLRVASLQSWVMLMVFAVLALTVSRAMQQLKRQRQQAQLAAQQSRFFQSLAEVLSSHLNVAALLQAACQHVQQGFGWQVCVVQLAPDMQLQRLAGESTLLVQPSSVQWALDYQRAIGAGTQDWPALGQCLLPFGFPQHEVLVVAVPVGHAPDLHFLQRLVQQCADATLKLRQQIALADAARETTEAQFKKSLLTALSHDMRTPLTAILGAANVLADQQITLAPAQSSQLLQSIQAEAGYLSQATENILTLVKLEAGERALHREWQSLQEVIQHVMHRYLQRTPPVSLAFAAVAEGEEWLVHMDAVLVAHALSNLVDNALQWRSTETPVALQLAREGDWLVLSVINEGPGFAPDFEIASFHSRRPAGSGSRGFGLGLSIVNTIMQLHQGQLQLTQQSDESPLNAAPLDKTAVARRTCVRMLFPFVPATSLSAGDAG